A segment of the Desulfofundulus kuznetsovii DSM 6115 genome:
CTCCTACAAACAGGAGGAAAGTCCTCGCTATCATGCCCGGACGGTGGCCCTGCGTTTGGCCGGGTATGCCGGGGCGGTGGTAGTTCTGGGTAGCGCCACCCCCTCCCTGGAATCGTATTGCCAGGCCGTTGGTGGGGGGGCGTACCATTTGCTGGAACTGACCCGGCGGGTGGGCGAACTCCCCTTGCCTTCCGTGCGCCTTGTCGACCTGCGCCGGGAGTTGCAGGAAGGAAACAAGGGCATCTTTTCCCGTGATCTCCAGGAAGCCATAGCTCGACGATTGTCCCGCCGGGAACAGGTTATCCTTTTTTTAAACCGGCGGGGTTATTCCACGCTGGTGGTTTGCCGGGAATGCGGTCTGGTGCTGAAATGCCCTCACTGCGATATTTCCCTCACCTATCATGTCAGCGGTCGGCTACGCTGTCATTATTGCAACTACAGTGTGCTGGCTCCTTCCCTGTGTCCCGGTTGCGGCAGCCGGCATGTAGCCTATCTGGGTATGGGCACCCAAAAGGTAGAACAGGAAATCCGGCGATTATTTCCCACGGCCCGCGTACTGCGGTTGGACAGCGATACCGTAGGCCGGCGGGGTGCCCACAGAGAGATCGTAGACAGTTTTCGTGAGGGTGAAGCGGACATCCTCATTGGTACCCAGATGGTGGCCAAGGGGCTGGATATTCCCGGCGTAACCCTGGTTGGAGTGATCAATGCCGATATTTCCCTTTATATGCCCGATTTTCGAGCCAGCGAACGTACTTTTCAGCTGCTCACCCAGGTGGCCGGTCGCTCCGGCCGGGGAGAGCAGGGGGGAGAGGTGCTGATCCAGACCTATTCCCCGGATCACTATGCCGTGACCTGTGCCCAAAACCATGATTACCAGGGATTTTACCGCCGGGAAATGGCTTTAAGGCGGACCCTGGGCTACCCTCCTTATACCCATCTCGCCCGGTTGCTGGTCACCGGGAGGATGGAAAAGGAGGTCCAGGAGGCGGCAGATTTCCTGGCCCAAGCAGTACATGCTGCTGGCGTGCCTGTTGAACTGCTGGGGCCGGCCCCTGCTCCCCTCACCCGCATTAAGGATCGCTACCGCTGGCACCTGGTATTGAAAGCTTCGGCGCAGGGCGTTCTGCGGGAAGCGGCAACGGCTGCCCTGGACGGTTTTTCCGGGACGGGCCGGTACCGCCGGGTTCAGGTTTCCGTGGACATTGCCCCGCAAAGTATGATGTAATTGAGGAGGTTTAAGGGGTGGCAGTTTTTAAGATCGTCCTTTATGGAGATGAGGTATTGCGTGAGAAGGCCAGGCCGGTTGCCAAAATTACCCCCAATATTCATAAGCTCTTGGATAACCTGCGGGATACCATGTATCACGCCCGGGGGGTAGGGCTGGCCGCGCCCCAGATCGGGGTCTCAAAGCGGGTAATTGTGGTGGATACCGGAGAAGGCTTAATTGAGTTAATCAATCCTGAAGTTGTAGAGGCCCGGGGAGAAGAAACTGATACCGAGGGATGTTTGAGCCTGCCCAATGTGGTAGGGGAAGTGACCAGGGCCGCTGAAGTGCGGGTCAAAGGGCTGGATAGGTACGGTAACCCGGTAGAACATCATGCCCGGGGTTTCCAGGCCAGGGCATTGCAGCATGAAATTGATCACCTGGATGGCATACTATTTATCGATCGGGCCGTGCGCATCCGGCGTGTCAAGCCAGGGGCCTGATTAGGGAGCGAAGGATTTATGCGTGTTGTGTTTATGGGTACTCCCGACTTTGCCGTCCCCGCCCTGAAGGCGCTGGTGGATGCCGGCTACCCGGTGGTAGGAGTGGTTACCCAGCCCGATCGTCCCAAAGGAAGGGGCAAAAAAATTCAACCCTCTCCGGTGAAACAGGCTGCCCTGCACATGGGGCTGCCGGTCCTGCAGCCCGTCCGGGTACGGGACGCTGCCTTTGTTGAGCAGCTTAAACAGCTGGAGCCGGAAGTAATTGTGGTGGCGGCCTTTGGACAGATCCTGCCGCCCTCCATTTTGCACCTTCCTCCCCGGGGGTGTATCAATATTCATGCTTCTTTATTGCCCCGTTACCGGGGAGCTGCTCCCATTCACCGGGCAATCATGAATGGGGAGAGGGAAACGGGTGTAACCATCATGCTCATGGACGAGGGTCTGGATACGGGTGACATCCTGTTGCAGCAAGCCATATCCATTGGCGAAGAGGACAATGCCGGAACGGTTCATGATCGGCTGGCCAGGATTGGGGCAGACCTTTTGCTGAAAACACTGTACCTTTTAAAAGAGGGGCGTGTTCAAGGGCGTCCCCAGCAAGATAGCCTGGCCACCTATGCACCCCCATTAACCCGGGAGGATGAGATAATTGACTGGGAGAGACCCGCCCGGGATTTATACAACCAGATCCGGGGGCTGGACCCCTGGCCCGGTGCCCGGACCTGGTGGGGAGAACAGGTGCTCAAGGTCTGGCGGGCGGGGGTGAAGGAGGAAGCTGCTCCAAGAGGAGCCTTGCCCGGTCAGGTTATAGCCGGCGGTGAAGAAGTGGTGGTGGCCACAGGCAGGGGTTGCCTTTCTTTGCGGGAAGTGCAGCTGCAGGGAGGACGGCGTTTACCCGTGGCGGAGTTTTTGCGCGGTCACCCCCTGGCTCCGGGGACGGTTCTGGGCGGTCAAAGGGCGGTTGCCATTCATGAACACTCATAAGCGGCTATTCTTAGGGCTTTTAGGGGCCAGCCTGTTATTGGTAGCTTTACTGGCGGCGGGTACCTGGTACTTGATTTTTAACCCTGCCCGTTCCATTGCCTACCAGGTGATCCTTTTTACCATGGTTTCCCTGCTGGTAGGGGTCGTCTTTTTGGCTTTTGGCGGCCTGGCGGGAATAGTGATTACCCTTCTGGCAGCTCGTACCTTTGAACCGCTGCAGGGGCCCATGCGGGTGGCTGTAAATTTGTTTTTCCCGGTGGCCCTTGCCCTTGGCCGCCTGCTGCGCATAGATCCCAACCGGATTAAAAGATCCTTTATTGAGGTCAACAACCAGCTGGTACGGGCCAGGCACCTGAAGGTGCAGCCAAAAGAATTGCTTTTGCTTGTACCCCACTGCCTGCAGTATAGCGAATGTCCCCATAAAATCACGGTTTATGTTGACAACTGCCGCCGCTGTGGGAGATGCTGTATAAGCAAGTTACTGGACCTGAAGGATAAGTACGGGTTTAATATGGGCCTGGCTACAGGGGGGACCCTGGCCCGTAAATACGTGCGAGAATACCACCCCCGGGCGATTGTAGCCGTTGCCTGCGAACGGGATTTGGCCAGCGGCATTCTGGACAGCAATCCCATTCCCGTTCTGGGGGTGACCAACGAGCGACCCTGCGGACCCTGTTTTAATACCTGCGTGTCCATACCCATGGTGGAGGGAGCCATTCGCTACTTTTGCGGGTTGGATAAGGAGTGATTGGTTTTGGCCCGGATCAATGCCCGGGAAGTGGCCTTAAAGGTTTTATATGCCGTGGATCAGGAGGAGGCATATGCCAACCTGGCCCTGGACCGCATTCTGGAACATTACCGCCCTGGTAAGCTGGACCGGGCCTTTGCGACCGAGCTGGCCTACGGCGTCCTGCGCCGTTTAAATACTCTGGACTGGCTCCTGGGCCACTTCTTACGCCAACCCCTGGCTTCCCAGAACCCGTGGATCCGGAACCTCCTTCGCCTGGGAGCTTATCAAATCATGTATATGGACCGGGTACCTGACTCGGCGGCGGTCAATGAGTCTGCTGAACTGGCCCGCCGTTACGGTCACCCCGGGGCGGTGGGTTTCGTGAACGGTGTGCTGCGCAACCTGGCCCGGCGGGGCAGGCAGATACCTCTCCCCGATCTAAAGGACGACCCGGTTGCCTACATTTCCCTTTATTACTCCCATCCTGCCTGGCTGGTCCGGCGGTGGCTTAAGGAATATGGTTTGGAGGAAACAATAGCCCTCTGCCAGGCCAACAACGGACCGGCTCCCAACACGGTGCGTACCAACACGCTGAAGATCAGCCGGCAGGAGTTGAT
Coding sequences within it:
- the priA gene encoding primosomal protein N', whose amino-acid sequence is MHAEVLVSLALRQVDKVFHYNVPSSLAGKVQVGSRVLVPFGRRKVEGYVVGFSPAPNPADLKDVAALLDEGPLFTPHQLALARWMAAYYLCPTVKALRAMIWPLLQVKGPKKVRGLWPAACCEAPDFRRAPKSAAVWQVIQARPGLSRKELAEAAGVSPRVVDAMVARGLLRSEERIESRDPCQDLPEKRIKPPVLHGEQIRAVSKIIEALDQKGGRQVFLLHGVTGSGKTEVYLHAIAAALARGKQAMMLVPEIALTPQMIDIFRGRFGRQVAVLHSRLSDGERYDEYQRLRTGEAGVVLGARSAIFAPLEQPGLIILDEEHEPSYKQEESPRYHARTVALRLAGYAGAVVVLGSATPSLESYCQAVGGGAYHLLELTRRVGELPLPSVRLVDLRRELQEGNKGIFSRDLQEAIARRLSRREQVILFLNRRGYSTLVVCRECGLVLKCPHCDISLTYHVSGRLRCHYCNYSVLAPSLCPGCGSRHVAYLGMGTQKVEQEIRRLFPTARVLRLDSDTVGRRGAHREIVDSFREGEADILIGTQMVAKGLDIPGVTLVGVINADISLYMPDFRASERTFQLLTQVAGRSGRGEQGGEVLIQTYSPDHYAVTCAQNHDYQGFYRREMALRRTLGYPPYTHLARLLVTGRMEKEVQEAADFLAQAVHAAGVPVELLGPAPAPLTRIKDRYRWHLVLKASAQGVLREAATAALDGFSGTGRYRRVQVSVDIAPQSMM
- the def gene encoding peptide deformylase: MAVFKIVLYGDEVLREKARPVAKITPNIHKLLDNLRDTMYHARGVGLAAPQIGVSKRVIVVDTGEGLIELINPEVVEARGEETDTEGCLSLPNVVGEVTRAAEVRVKGLDRYGNPVEHHARGFQARALQHEIDHLDGILFIDRAVRIRRVKPGA
- the fmt gene encoding methionyl-tRNA formyltransferase is translated as MRVVFMGTPDFAVPALKALVDAGYPVVGVVTQPDRPKGRGKKIQPSPVKQAALHMGLPVLQPVRVRDAAFVEQLKQLEPEVIVVAAFGQILPPSILHLPPRGCINIHASLLPRYRGAAPIHRAIMNGERETGVTIMLMDEGLDTGDILLQQAISIGEEDNAGTVHDRLARIGADLLLKTLYLLKEGRVQGRPQQDSLATYAPPLTREDEIIDWERPARDLYNQIRGLDPWPGARTWWGEQVLKVWRAGVKEEAAPRGALPGQVIAGGEEVVVATGRGCLSLREVQLQGGRRLPVAEFLRGHPLAPGTVLGGQRAVAIHEHS
- a CDS encoding DUF116 domain-containing protein; the encoded protein is MNTHKRLFLGLLGASLLLVALLAAGTWYLIFNPARSIAYQVILFTMVSLLVGVVFLAFGGLAGIVITLLAARTFEPLQGPMRVAVNLFFPVALALGRLLRIDPNRIKRSFIEVNNQLVRARHLKVQPKELLLLVPHCLQYSECPHKITVYVDNCRRCGRCCISKLLDLKDKYGFNMGLATGGTLARKYVREYHPRAIVAVACERDLASGILDSNPIPVLGVTNERPCGPCFNTCVSIPMVEGAIRYFCGLDKE